The Malus sylvestris chromosome 12, drMalSylv7.2, whole genome shotgun sequence genome contains a region encoding:
- the LOC126592115 gene encoding uncharacterized protein LOC126592115: protein MAASDLVSAAAAVDVDMEILEKKNNKNNKVFKAYGDPCLDLFFNVTQRPSDYREEEQQETEKEYHTKMFHYLRQQLPLAWSHDPLITLKLIFNLSHCHIDGSKCYSEALEFAAVWLHHNHPNTLLRNFGSLADSFGPLFSLLDVLYGLLVPPQDQLDHTLEELVQRENPNSHADRYAHDPTYRLLHDRGMDAFAERLKSDLEKLKQNKLELKPCDYDDDVEDDTDYDAKRGSLDAHAYHDLRVSWAIDCLLTKNPWQAHKRRSISLEESTARRLFAPESDVWWEWERLRKEVLAPLKNYSDRQHGFARWERCEVKTYLEEVKAATTIIKPDALLPYDILRHLEDGNVGEAAELQWKSMVQKLKEGGKFKNAWAVCDNSWSESSSLNWGLLVYELSEAPWNGKVMNFCLPDSRGIHFLPQLHSIQGLDNVKSKLSFLTSMGRRDGDICIDFQMVFDATLDVAVKENLKPEQMIKKLFLFTDCAGYDWKGYDTLYETVRSMFEDKGYGNDAVPHIVFWDVGWYGSLYFDFPHRGVTVLRGDSKNLVKYFLENGGDFRHRHLMELAIGEKEYQTLAVVD, encoded by the coding sequence aTGGCTGCTTCCGATTTGGTTTCGGCGGCTGCTGCTGTCGACGTGGACATGGAGATTCTGGAgaagaaaaataacaagaatAACAAGGTTTTTAAGGCGTACGGCGATCCCTGCCTCGATCTGTTTTTCAACGTCACACAACGACCCAGCGATTACCGGGAGGAGGAGCAGCAGGAGACGGAGAAGGAGTATCACACCAAAATGTTTCACTATCTGCGGCAACAGCTCCCCTTGGCCTGGTCCCACGATCCTCTCATCACTCTCAAGCTCATCTTCAACCTCTCTCACTGCCATATCGACGGATCGAAATGTTACAGTGAAGCTTTAGAATTCGCAGCTGTTTGGCTCCACCACAACCACCCCAACACTCTGTTACGCAACTTCGGCTCTCTTGCCGACTCCTTCGGTCCTTTGTTCAGCCTGCTCGACGTTCTGTACGGCCTCCTCGTTCCTCCCCAGGATCAGCTGGATCACACACTGGAGGAGTTAGTCCAACGCGAGAATCCGAATTCTCATGCTGATCGGTACGCCCACGACCCGACTTACAGGCTGTTGCACGACCGGGGTATGGATGCTTTTGCGGAGCGGTTGAAGTCAGATCTTGAAAAATTGAAGCAGAACAAGCTCGAGCTCAAGCCGTGTGATTATGATGACGATGTTGAGGATGATACCGACTACGATGCTAAACGCGGTTCTCTTGATGCTCATGCTTATCATGATCTTCGCGTTTCTTGGGCTATAGATTGTTTACTTACGAAGAACCCCTGGCAGGCACATAAGAGGCGCTCCATTTCGCTGGAAGAAAGCACTGCGAGGAGGCTTTTCGCCCCCGAATCAGATGTATGGTGGGAGTGGGAGCGGCTGAGGAAGGAGGTTTTGGCGCCCTTGAAAAACTACTCTGATCGTCAACATGGATTTGCCAGGTGGGAGCGCTGCGAGGTGAAGACGTACTTGGAGGAGGTGAAAGCAGCAACAACAATAATAAAGCCCGACGCTTTGCTGCCATACGACATCCTCCGCCATCTGGAAGATGGCAATGTTGGGGAAGCGGCAGAGCTTCAGTGGAAGTCAATGGTGCAAAAGCTCAAGGAGGGGGGCAAATTCAAAAACGCCTGGGCCGTATGTGACAACAGCTGGTCCGAGTCTAGTAGTCTGAATTGGGGACTTTTGGTGTATGAACTGAGTGAAGCGCCATGGAACGGAAAGGTGATGAATTTCTGTCTGCCTGATTCCCGCGGCATTCATTTTTTGCCCCAGCTGCATTCCATTCAAGGCCTCGACAATGTTAAGTCCAAGTTGTCCTTTCTGACGAGTATGGGGAGGAGAGACGGTGACATatgtattgattttcaaatGGTGTTTGATGCGACCTTGGACGTGGCTGTCAAGGAGAATTTGAAGCCAGAGCAGATGATCAAGAAGCTGTTTCTGTTCACCGATTGCGCAGGCTATGATTGGAAGGGCTACGATACTCTGTATGAGACCGTACGGAGCATGTTTGAGGACAAGGGGTATGGGAATGATGCGGTGCCACACATTGTGTTTTGGGATGTTGGGTGGTATGGTTCTCTATACTTTGACTTTCCTCATAGAGGGGTGACGGTGTTGCGTGGTGACTCCAAAAATTTGGTCAAATACTTCTTGGAAAATGGTGGGGATTTTCGCCATCGCCATCTCATGGAACTAGCTATTGGCGAGAAAGAGTATCAAACTCTTGCTGTAGTTGACTGA